A stretch of DNA from Aurantiacibacter atlanticus:
TTCTGCGGGCAGGGTCTGGTCGTGGAATTCCTCTGCCGTGTCGGGGTCGAGTGACAGGTTGAACTGGTCGCGCCAGCGAAATTCGAAGCGGGCCTTGCTCAAGGCGTCGTCGCGCAGCTTGGCGGCGGGGTGGCCCTTTGCCAGATCGGCGGCGTGGGCGGCGAGTTTATATGTCACCACGCCGACCTTCACATCGTCGCGGTCAGGCAGGCCGAGGTGTTCCTTGGGCGTGACGTAGCAAAGCATCGCCGTGCCGTACCAGCCGATCTGCGCAGCGCCGATGCCGCTGGTGATATGGTCATATCCCGGCGCAATATCGGTGACGAGCGGCCCGAGCGTGTAGAACGGCGCTTCGCCGCACACCTCCAGCTGCTTTTCCATATTCTCCTTGATCTTGTGCATGGGCACGTGGCCCGGCCCTTCGATCATGACCTGCACATCTTCCTTCCACGCGCGGTGGGTGAGCTCGCCCAGCGTATACAGCTCGGCAAATTGCGCTTCGTCATTGGCGTCGGCGATGCTGCCGGGGCGCAGGCCATCGCCCAGCGAATAGGCAATGTCATAGGCCTTCATGATCTCGGTAATCTCGTCGAACTTCTCGTAAAGGAAGCTCTCCTTGTGATGCGCGAGGCACCATTTCGCCATGATAGAGCCACCGCGAGAGACGATGCCGGTGACGCGCTTGGCGGCCATCGGGACATAGGGCAGGCGCACGCCCGCGTGGATGGTGAAATAGTCGACGCCCTGCTCGGCCTGTTCGATCAGCGTGTCGCGGAACACCTCCCACGTCAGGTCTTCGGCCACGCCGCCGACCTTTTCCAGCGCCTGGTAGATCGGCACGGTGCCGATGGGGACAGGGCTGTTGCGGATGATCCATTCGCGCGTGTCGTGGATATTGCGGCCGGTGCTGAGGTCCATCACAGTGTCCGCGCCCCAGCGAATCGACCAGACCATCTTGTCCACCTCGTTCGCCACGTCCGATGCGACGGCGCTATTGCCGATATTGGCGTTGATCTTGACGAGGAAATTGCGCCCGATGGCCATGGGTTCGGCTTCGGGGTGGTTGACGTTGGAAGGTATGATGGCGCGGCCACGGGCGACCTCGTCACGCACGAATTCGGGCGTGACATAGTCGGGGATTTCCGCGCCCCAGCTTTCTCCGTCGCGGATAGCGCCGCGGATCTGCGCGCGGCCCATGTTCTCGCGTTCCGCCACATATTCCATTTCGGGCGTGATGATGCCGCGACGGGCGTAGTGCATCTGCGAAAGGTTGGCGCCGGGCTTTGCGCGCAGCACGGTTTTGGCAACATTGGGAAAGGCTGGCACGCCGCCCGAACGATCGGGGCCGAGCTGGCCATTATCTTCGGGCCTGATTTCGCGGGCGGCATATTCTTCCACGTCGCCGCGTTCCAGCTGCCACGCGCGGCGCAGGGAAGGCAGGCCAGCGCTGATGTCGATCTTGGCATCGGGATCGGTATAGGGGCCGGAGGTGTCATAAACGCGCACCGGCGGCTCTCCGGAAGAAGGCTCCAGATCGATCTCGCGCATGGCGACGCGGCGGTCGCCCACATGGACCTTGCGGCTGCCGCGAATGGGGCCTGTGGTCACGCCGATTTCGAATTGGGAATTGATGTCTGCCATGATGGATAAGGCCTTTTGTCGGGAATGTATTGAAGGATGCGGGGAGGTCAGAAACGCAGCAGCGCCACGCAGATGAGGACAATGCCGATCACCAGCGATAACAGCGCCCAGACGGTGTCGATTTTTCCGAACAGCTTGCTGGCAAAATGCAGGAAGGGTCGCCCGAAAGCGAGGATCAGCACGCCTTCCAAGGCCATGCCGCCTCCCATGATGGTGATGATGACAGAGAGCCAGTCCGAAGTGTCCCACGGATTGACGAGATAGATTGTCGCGCCCAGCGCCAGCACCACGATGCCGGTGAGAAAACGCAGCGCCTCGTTTCGTTCGAACCCGTCGAGCATGGCCGCCCAGCTTCCCGGAGAACGGATTTCGCCCACCGCCGCGCCAAGGGCATACAGCCCCATGAACAAGGCAATCCAGGAAGATATGTCTGCGCTATGGCCCATAAATGCGCTCCTCTCCAACAATGCGGAGGCAAAGCGGCTCTTGCCCGGGCCGCCCTTCCCTCCGCCCGTGCTAACGGGTTCAGGTTCAACGGGTCGGGCGGCGCTTAATCCGCCCCTCTCAGCCACAAGCTGGCTCCCCGGGGATAGAGCGGTCTTAGGCCAATGCTTTGCCGTCGTAAAGTATTGCCCGATCACGCGGAATGGACGCAGCGGCGCGCGGGCTATAGGCGACTTGGCGCAATGACCATGCTGTATAATCTCGATGCCGATGCAGGCGCGATTGGCCGCACCTTTGGTGTCGAGGTAGGCAATGACCCGTGGACCGGCAGCTATGTCGCGCCTGCCAGCTTTGCGCCGGTCATCACTGCGGGACGCGAGTTTATCGCCGGGCCGGGATCGTCGCGCCAGCCGTGGCGCATGGTGCCGCGCTTGTGGGGCGTGCCGCCTCCGCCATCCGCACATGATGCAACGCGCGCCGTCCTGAGCGTGCGCAACAGACAAAGCCCGTTCTGGATCGGAAACTTGCGCAATCCAGAATTTCGCTGTCTCGTTCCGGCGACCAGCTTTATGGAATGGGGCCCACAACCGGTCAGCGTGGGCGCGGATGGCAAGCGCCGCCAGCACTGGTTCACCGCATCCGACCAGCCGTTGTTTGCGCTGGCAGGCGTATGGATGGACAGCGAAGTGCCCGGCTTCGCGCTGCTGACCTGTGCGCCTAACGCGCTGGTGAAACGCACCGGACGCGATGCTATGCCGGTTATCCTGCCACCCCATCGCGGCGCGTGGGCGACATGGCTGCACGGCGGGTGGGACAGGGCGGAAGCGCTGCTGGAGCCATATTCTTCATCGCTGATGCGGAAGGTGGAGCGCTAAAAGCACAAATTTACGCGGCGACCGTCACGATAAACGCAATGGCCAATATGCGGCTGGTGCGGCCTCTGAAATCTCTGCTTGCCTTGCGCCCATAGCAAAAAATCGTCGCGTTAGAACGCCTTGGTCATTCCGCCGGGCTGACTGGTCACCCGACAGCCATGTTTGCCTTGCTGGCACTGATCGCTATGACCCGTTGCAATCACACGTTCAAAGGAAGGATCGCCCCCTATGAAAATGCTCCGCCCTGCACTGCTTGCCTCCGCCCTGACGCTGCCCTTCACCCCAGCATTGGCGCAGGACGTGATGACACCGGAAGATGTCGCGCGCGTCGAATCCACCGGCACTGTCGCCGTTTCACAGGATGGCACCCGCATCGCCTACACCCGTGTTCACTATCCCGATGTGACCCGCGGCGAAGAGGACGGCACAGGCCGCCAGCAATTGTTGGTGGCCGATGGCCCGATGCAATCGCGCGCATTCCTGCCCGAAGACATGTCCGTATCAGGCGTGGATTTCACGCCTGACGGATCAATGATTACCTTCCTTTATACCAGCGAAGATGATGACCGTGCATTGTGGGGCATTCCTGTAAATGGCGGATCTCATCGCAAGATTGCCGGCGTGGATGATGCGCAAGTCAGGTCCTACGCATTTTCGCCCGATGGATCGCAGGCCTACCTGTTGGTTTCCGCAGCGCCGGATGAAGGCCGGGACGATGAACGCGGCGATGGCTTCGATTCAGTCGTTTACGAGGAAGAACAGCGTCTTAATCGTGTATTCGTTGCCAGCACCGCTGGCGCGGAGGTAGATGCAGCCCCGCGCGCGATTACCGTGCCAGGCTATGTCGACAGCTTCGAAGTTGCGCCCAATGGCCAGTGGGCCGTCATCACCAGCGCGCCGACCCCGCTGATCGACGATGCCTACACGGCCAAGCGTGCGCATATCCTTAGTCTGGTGGACGGTTCGCTGATGACGGTGGAAACACCGGGCAAGATTGGCGATATCGAAATCTCGCCCGATGGCCGCCAGCTTTCGATGATTGCTGCTGTCGATGAAAACGACCCTGCTCCTACCACGCTGCATCTTGTCGATACTGACACAGGTGCTTTCCGCGCGCTGAATGCTGACGCGCCCGAAGCGGCGATCGATGCGGAGTGGATGGCCGACGGTCGCCTTGCCGTGGTGGTGCATGTTGGCGTGCAGAGCGTGTTGCGGATCTATTCCGATGAAGGCGATGTGCTGCGCAATGTCGATCCGGGCGCGCTGATACTGACCAGCCTTGGACAGGGCGGCAACCGCCTGACCGTGGAGGCCAATTCGCCAGCCCACCCTAACGAACTGTTCCTTTACACAAGTGCAGGTTTCGAACGCTGGACCGATCACAATCCATGGCTGGCCAATATAGCGATGGGCGATCAACGCGCCTATACTTATACAGCGCGTGACGGGCAGGAAATAGAAGGCGTGCTGATAGAGCCTGTCGGCGGAATAGCAGCAGGCGGTGTGCCGCTAATCCTGGATGTGCATGGCGGGCCCGAGGCACATGAAAGCAATGGCTGGGTCACCAATTATTCCGGGCCCGGACAGGTTGCTGCGGGACAAGGCTATGCCGTGTTTCTGCCCAATTATCGCGGCTCCACCGGATATGGAACAGCCTTTTCCAAGCAGCATCAAGGCAATTATACCGATCCCGAATTCGTCGATCTGGTAGATGCCAAATATGCGCTGGTGGAAGCCGGTATCGCTGATGCGGACCGTGTCGGCGTGACGGGCGGTTCGTATGGCGGTTATGCAACCGGCTGGAGCAGCACCTATTATTCGGAAGAATTTGCCGCGGGCGTCATGTTTGTCGGCATTTCCAACCAGATCAGCAAGGTGGGCACAGGCGACATTCCGATGGAAATGTATCTCGTCCATGCGCGCCAGTGGCCGTGGGAAAATTGGCAGCACTTCCTTGAAGTCAGCCCGATTTACTACGTTGACCGTGCCGATACGCCGCTGCTCATCATGCATGGTGACAGCGATCCGCGCGTCAGCCCGACGCAGAGCCTTGAGCTATATCGCAACATCCGTATTCGCCGCCCCGATACGCCGGTGCGGCTGGTATATTACCCGGGCGAAGGCCACGGCAATGCGCGCGCCGCATCACGTTACGATTACAATCTGCGCATGATGGAATGGTTCGACACCTATCTCAAGACAGGCAATCGCGATGCCACCATGCCCGCAGCGCGCCCGTCGCTGAACATTGAGGAAAGCGACGACTGAGCCGTAAAACTGACTGCATAAGCGAAAGGGCGGCAGGCGCAGGCCTGCCGCCCTTTTTCGCAAAACAACTATCAGAAGGTGTAGGCCAGTCCTACTGCACCAGTGAACTGGTCCTTAGATCCGCGTTCGGTGGTAAAGGGCGTATCGGCC
This window harbors:
- a CDS encoding SOS response-associated peptidase family protein; translation: MTMLYNLDADAGAIGRTFGVEVGNDPWTGSYVAPASFAPVITAGREFIAGPGSSRQPWRMVPRLWGVPPPPSAHDATRAVLSVRNRQSPFWIGNLRNPEFRCLVPATSFMEWGPQPVSVGADGKRRQHWFTASDQPLFALAGVWMDSEVPGFALLTCAPNALVKRTGRDAMPVILPPHRGAWATWLHGGWDRAEALLEPYSSSLMRKVER
- a CDS encoding alpha/beta hydrolase family protein, which translates into the protein MKMLRPALLASALTLPFTPALAQDVMTPEDVARVESTGTVAVSQDGTRIAYTRVHYPDVTRGEEDGTGRQQLLVADGPMQSRAFLPEDMSVSGVDFTPDGSMITFLYTSEDDDRALWGIPVNGGSHRKIAGVDDAQVRSYAFSPDGSQAYLLVSAAPDEGRDDERGDGFDSVVYEEEQRLNRVFVASTAGAEVDAAPRAITVPGYVDSFEVAPNGQWAVITSAPTPLIDDAYTAKRAHILSLVDGSLMTVETPGKIGDIEISPDGRQLSMIAAVDENDPAPTTLHLVDTDTGAFRALNADAPEAAIDAEWMADGRLAVVVHVGVQSVLRIYSDEGDVLRNVDPGALILTSLGQGGNRLTVEANSPAHPNELFLYTSAGFERWTDHNPWLANIAMGDQRAYTYTARDGQEIEGVLIEPVGGIAAGGVPLILDVHGGPEAHESNGWVTNYSGPGQVAAGQGYAVFLPNYRGSTGYGTAFSKQHQGNYTDPEFVDLVDAKYALVEAGIADADRVGVTGGSYGGYATGWSSTYYSEEFAAGVMFVGISNQISKVGTGDIPMEMYLVHARQWPWENWQHFLEVSPIYYVDRADTPLLIMHGDSDPRVSPTQSLELYRNIRIRRPDTPVRLVYYPGEGHGNARAASRYDYNLRMMEWFDTYLKTGNRDATMPAARPSLNIEESDD
- the thiC gene encoding phosphomethylpyrimidine synthase ThiC translates to MADINSQFEIGVTTGPIRGSRKVHVGDRRVAMREIDLEPSSGEPPVRVYDTSGPYTDPDAKIDISAGLPSLRRAWQLERGDVEEYAAREIRPEDNGQLGPDRSGGVPAFPNVAKTVLRAKPGANLSQMHYARRGIITPEMEYVAERENMGRAQIRGAIRDGESWGAEIPDYVTPEFVRDEVARGRAIIPSNVNHPEAEPMAIGRNFLVKINANIGNSAVASDVANEVDKMVWSIRWGADTVMDLSTGRNIHDTREWIIRNSPVPIGTVPIYQALEKVGGVAEDLTWEVFRDTLIEQAEQGVDYFTIHAGVRLPYVPMAAKRVTGIVSRGGSIMAKWCLAHHKESFLYEKFDEITEIMKAYDIAYSLGDGLRPGSIADANDEAQFAELYTLGELTHRAWKEDVQVMIEGPGHVPMHKIKENMEKQLEVCGEAPFYTLGPLVTDIAPGYDHITSGIGAAQIGWYGTAMLCYVTPKEHLGLPDRDDVKVGVVTYKLAAHAADLAKGHPAAKLRDDALSKARFEFRWRDQFNLSLDPDTAEEFHDQTLPAEGAKTAHFCSMCGPKFCSMKISQEVRDFASKQNQSADSFLASAQAGADAAEASRAAAIAGMEEMSKLYKAKGEQLYLPEEETE